Proteins from a single region of Lelliottia sp. JS-SCA-14:
- the otsB gene encoding trehalose-phosphatase, with protein sequence MADSLTVPPALTGEFALFFDLDGTLAEIKPHPDQVVLPADILRVLDQLSQDNQGALALISGRSMAELDELARPYRFPLAGVHGAERRDIHGNAHIVSLPDSLIQTLTAQLTAALEHLPGTELEAKGMAFALHYRQAPEHEAAITALATSVVAAHPQLALQPGKCVVEIKPKGINKGEAISAFMAEAPFAGRTPVFIGDDLTDESGFRVVNQAGGISIKVGQGETCAGWRLPNVASVWQWVTEVANQQQEEKIAHNNRRKHDGSLSRSL encoded by the coding sequence GTGGCAGACTCGTTAACCGTACCGCCTGCACTGACCGGAGAATTTGCACTCTTTTTCGATCTTGACGGGACCCTCGCCGAGATCAAACCACACCCTGATCAGGTGGTGTTGCCCGCCGACATTCTCCGGGTGCTGGACCAGCTCTCGCAAGACAATCAGGGAGCACTGGCATTGATATCAGGGCGCTCAATGGCCGAGCTTGATGAGCTCGCCAGGCCTTACCGCTTTCCGCTTGCCGGTGTGCACGGAGCGGAGCGCCGCGACATCCATGGCAACGCGCATATCGTCTCACTCCCCGACTCGCTGATTCAGACGCTCACGGCGCAGCTGACGGCTGCGCTTGAACATCTGCCGGGTACGGAGCTGGAAGCCAAAGGGATGGCCTTTGCGCTGCACTATCGACAGGCGCCAGAGCACGAGGCGGCGATAACCGCGCTGGCAACCTCAGTCGTGGCCGCGCATCCGCAGCTCGCGCTGCAGCCGGGGAAATGTGTGGTTGAAATCAAACCTAAGGGCATTAACAAAGGCGAGGCGATTAGTGCCTTTATGGCCGAAGCGCCGTTCGCGGGCAGGACGCCGGTGTTTATCGGCGACGACCTGACGGACGAGAGCGGTTTTCGCGTCGTGAATCAGGCTGGAGGGATTTCTATTAAAGTCGGACAGGGGGAAACCTGTGCCGGATGGCGACTGCCTAACGTCGCCAGCGTCTGGCAGTGGGTCACTGAAGTCGCTAACCAGCAACAAGAAGAAAAAATAGCGCATAACAACAGGAGAAAACATGATGGGTCGCTTAGTCGTAGTCTCTAA
- a CDS encoding non-heme ferritin-like protein, whose protein sequence is MTTSGMIQKLNTQMNLEFNASNLYLQLSDWCSEHSLNGTATFLRTQAQSNITQMMRVFEYMKQAGANPIVKARVVSEESCSSLEELFQKTLEEYEQRCTMLKTLAGEAKALHDDDTLDFLRDIGKEQQQDGLLLKTILDEVRSARRAGLCMTQTDQHLLNLVNFQQH, encoded by the coding sequence ATGACGACTTCAGGAATGATTCAGAAACTCAACACCCAGATGAACCTCGAGTTCAACGCCTCCAACCTCTATTTGCAGCTGAGCGACTGGTGTTCCGAGCACAGCCTCAACGGTACCGCCACCTTCCTGCGCACCCAGGCGCAAAGCAATATCACCCAGATGATGCGGGTCTTCGAATATATGAAACAAGCCGGGGCCAACCCGATTGTTAAAGCTCGCGTGGTTTCCGAAGAGTCCTGCTCATCGCTGGAAGAGCTGTTCCAGAAAACCCTCGAAGAGTATGAGCAGCGCTGTACCATGCTGAAAACCCTCGCCGGAGAAGCTAAAGCGCTGCACGACGACGACACTCTCGACTTCCTGCGGGATATAGGGAAAGAGCAGCAGCAGGATGGCCTGCTGCTGAAAACCATTCTCGACGAGGTACGCAGTGCCCGACGCGCCGGTCTGTGCATGACCCAGACGGACCAACATCTGCTGAATCTGGTGAACTTTCAGCAGCACTAA
- a CDS encoding RpiB/LacA/LacB family sugar-phosphate isomerase has protein sequence MKIALMMENSQAGKNATILNELKSVVDEKGFPVYNVGMSDENDHHLTYIHLGIMASILLNAKAVDFVVTGCGTGQGALMSLNIHPGVICGYCIDPADAFLFAQINNGNALSLPFAKGFGWGAELNVRFIFEKAFTGRKGEGYPPERKEPQVRNAGILNQVKAAVVKENYLDTLRAIDPELVKTAVSGQRFQQCFFENCQDKEIEAFVRGIVG, from the coding sequence ATGAAAATTGCACTGATGATGGAAAACAGCCAGGCCGGTAAAAACGCCACTATCCTCAACGAACTTAAATCCGTTGTCGATGAGAAGGGGTTCCCGGTCTATAACGTCGGGATGAGTGATGAGAACGATCACCACCTGACCTATATCCATCTGGGTATTATGGCCAGCATCCTGCTGAATGCGAAGGCCGTTGACTTCGTGGTGACCGGCTGCGGTACCGGGCAGGGCGCGCTGATGTCTCTTAACATCCATCCGGGCGTGATTTGCGGCTACTGTATCGACCCGGCAGATGCCTTCCTGTTTGCGCAGATCAACAACGGTAACGCGCTCTCCCTGCCATTCGCCAAAGGCTTCGGCTGGGGCGCAGAGCTGAACGTGCGCTTCATCTTCGAAAAAGCCTTTACGGGCCGCAAAGGCGAAGGTTATCCGCCAGAGCGTAAAGAGCCGCAGGTGCGTAACGCCGGTATCCTGAACCAGGTGAAAGCCGCCGTGGTCAAAGAGAACTATCTGGATACCCTGCGCGCCATCGATCCTGAACTGGTGAAAACCGCGGTTTCTGGCCAGCGCTTCCAGCAGTGTTTCTTCGAAAACTGTCAGGACAAAGAGATCGAAGCCTTTGTTCGCGGTATCGTTGGGTAA
- a CDS encoding DJ-1 family glyoxalase III, translating into MAKVAVLLAPGFEEAEAIITIDILRRMQIEVETLACAESRAVVSYHNIPMVADCTLTERAATLYDAIVLPGGPQGSVNLAASQDVIAFVKAHDEAGKLICPICSAAARVLGGNGLLKGRRYVCSGDLWETVKDGEYVDAPVVEDQNLLSGKGLGHAFDFALTLAARLLNDETAVRDHADHIYYAW; encoded by the coding sequence ATGGCAAAAGTGGCGGTGTTACTGGCACCAGGATTTGAAGAAGCGGAAGCAATTATCACCATTGATATCCTGCGCCGCATGCAGATTGAAGTGGAAACCCTGGCCTGTGCGGAGTCGCGCGCGGTGGTGAGCTATCACAACATTCCGATGGTGGCCGACTGCACCCTGACCGAGCGCGCCGCCACCCTGTACGATGCCATCGTGCTGCCGGGCGGGCCGCAGGGGAGCGTGAATCTGGCTGCCAGTCAGGACGTTATCGCTTTTGTAAAAGCCCACGACGAGGCCGGAAAACTAATCTGCCCGATCTGCTCCGCCGCCGCGCGGGTACTGGGCGGAAACGGTCTGCTGAAGGGGCGTCGCTACGTCTGCTCCGGCGATCTGTGGGAGACGGTAAAAGACGGCGAGTATGTCGATGCCCCGGTGGTAGAGGACCAGAATCTGCTCAGCGGAAAAGGTCTCGGCCACGCCTTTGATTTTGCCCTGACCCTGGCAGCGCGTTTGTTGAATGATGAAACGGCGGTTCGCGATCACGCGGATCATATTTACTACGCCTGGTAA
- a CDS encoding MFS transporter — protein sequence MSENITGKESRGLSPAALLVAGAFFMEFLDGTVIATALPDMAKSFGVQAVDLNIGISAYLITLAVLIPASGWIADRFGARKVFAVALAIFTLASVLCGLSTTVDQFVAMRVLQGMGGALMVPVGRLAVLRTTPKHQLITAIATLTWPALVAPIIGPPLGGFITSYADWRWIFFINVPLGMLAIILALRIIPDLHDDARRPFDTPGFIATTIAMVSLVYAMESMGAQHPDGLLTVGLLAVGVVTLIYALRHFQRAECPMIRLDALQVPTFRVTMYGGSLFRASISAVPFLLPLMFQVGFGMDAFHSGLLVLAVFVGNLTIKPATTPLIRRLGFRKLLLINGALNVLSLLACAIISPQTPVWLIMLILYLGGVFRSIQFTAVSTLAFADVPSAQMSYANTLFSTATQLAVGLGITLGAIGIRIGEKLGSVLGITDVPGISFRLAFVAIALICLAGMVDTLRLTKDAGSAVSNKR from the coding sequence ATGAGTGAAAACATCACCGGAAAAGAGAGCCGCGGTTTGTCTCCTGCGGCGCTGCTGGTTGCCGGGGCGTTCTTTATGGAGTTTCTCGACGGCACGGTGATTGCCACCGCGCTGCCCGATATGGCGAAAAGCTTTGGCGTGCAGGCCGTGGATCTGAATATCGGTATCAGCGCGTACCTGATTACCCTGGCTGTGCTGATCCCCGCCAGCGGCTGGATTGCCGACCGCTTTGGTGCGCGCAAAGTCTTCGCCGTGGCGCTGGCGATCTTCACCCTCGCCTCCGTGCTGTGCGGCCTGTCTACCACGGTCGATCAGTTTGTCGCCATGCGCGTGTTGCAGGGAATGGGCGGCGCGCTGATGGTTCCGGTCGGTCGTCTTGCCGTGCTGCGCACGACGCCCAAACATCAGCTGATCACCGCCATCGCCACCCTCACCTGGCCCGCGCTGGTGGCTCCGATCATCGGTCCACCGCTCGGCGGGTTTATCACCAGCTACGCCGACTGGCGCTGGATCTTCTTTATTAATGTGCCGCTCGGGATGCTGGCGATTATTCTGGCGCTGCGCATCATTCCCGACCTGCACGACGATGCGCGCCGTCCCTTTGATACACCCGGTTTTATCGCCACCACCATTGCGATGGTGAGCCTGGTGTATGCCATGGAGTCGATGGGAGCGCAGCATCCGGACGGGCTTCTCACCGTCGGGCTGCTGGCGGTCGGCGTGGTGACGCTCATCTACGCCCTGCGCCATTTTCAGCGCGCCGAATGTCCGATGATTCGCCTCGACGCTCTGCAGGTTCCGACGTTTCGCGTGACGATGTACGGCGGGTCGCTGTTCCGCGCCTCTATCAGCGCCGTGCCTTTCCTGCTGCCGCTGATGTTTCAGGTCGGGTTTGGCATGGACGCGTTCCACTCCGGTCTGCTGGTGTTGGCGGTGTTTGTCGGCAACCTGACGATCAAACCCGCGACCACGCCGCTGATTCGCCGCCTTGGTTTTCGAAAGCTGCTGCTGATCAACGGGGCATTAAACGTCCTGTCGCTGCTGGCCTGCGCAATTATCTCACCGCAAACGCCGGTCTGGCTGATCATGCTGATTCTCTATCTGGGCGGCGTGTTCCGCTCGATTCAGTTTACGGCGGTGAGTACCCTGGCTTTCGCAGACGTGCCGTCGGCACAGATGAGCTACGCCAACACGCTGTTTTCCACGGCCACACAGCTGGCGGTGGGGCTTGGGATCACGCTCGGGGCGATTGGGATTCGTATCGGGGAAAAGCTCGGGAGTGTACTGGGTATCACCGATGTGCCGGGGATCAGCTTCCGCCTGGCCTTTGTCGCCATTGCGCTGATTTGTCTGGCGGGGATGGTGGATACGTTGCGGCTAACGAAGGATGCGGGAAGCGCGGTGTCGAATAAGCGTTAA
- the azuC gene encoding stress response protein AzuC, protein MKLRKILKSMWANYCNTFKDVPPGAMF, encoded by the coding sequence ATGAAACTGCGCAAAATCCTGAAAAGCATGTGGGCTAACTACTGCAATACGTTCAAAGACGTACCGCCAGGCGCAATGTTCTGA
- the araG gene encoding L-arabinose ABC transporter ATP-binding protein AraG, which yields MQQSDLTLSFRGIGKTFPGVNALTDISFDCYPGQVHALMGENGAGKSTLLKILSGNYAPTTGTLAIRGEEMAFADTTAALNAGVAIIYQELHLVPEMTVAENIYLGQLPHKSGIVNRSLLNYEAGLQLQHLGLDIDPQTPLKYLSIGQWQMVEIAKALARNAKIIAFDEPTSSLSAREIDNLFRVIRELRKEGRIILYVSHRMEEIFALSDAITVFKDGRYVRTFTDMQQVNHDQLVQAMVGRELGDIYHWQQREYGTERLRLESVKAPGVRTPISLSVRSGEIVGLFGLVGAGRSELMKGLFGGTRITAGQVYIDGQPVDIQKPAHAIRAGMMLCPEDRKADGIIPVHSVRDNINISARRKFLRAGCLINDRWENINADNHIRSLNIKTPGPEQLIMNLSGGNQQKAILGRWLSEEMKVILLDEPTRGIDVGAKHEIYNVIYELAKRGVAVLFASSDLPEVLGVADRIIVMREGDIAGELLHEQANEQQALSLAMPKVSQAVA from the coding sequence ATGCAACAGTCTGACCTGACTCTCTCTTTTCGCGGCATCGGGAAAACCTTTCCCGGTGTGAACGCGCTGACCGATATCAGTTTTGACTGCTATCCCGGTCAGGTCCACGCCCTGATGGGGGAGAACGGCGCGGGGAAATCCACGCTGTTAAAAATCCTCAGCGGAAACTACGCCCCGACGACCGGCACGCTGGCCATTCGCGGGGAAGAGATGGCGTTTGCCGATACGACGGCGGCGCTGAATGCCGGGGTCGCGATCATTTATCAGGAGCTGCACCTGGTGCCTGAAATGACGGTGGCGGAAAACATCTATCTGGGGCAACTGCCTCACAAAAGCGGGATCGTTAACCGTTCGCTGCTCAACTACGAAGCCGGGCTGCAGCTCCAGCATCTCGGGCTGGATATCGATCCGCAAACCCCGCTGAAATACCTCTCCATCGGCCAGTGGCAGATGGTGGAAATCGCCAAGGCGCTGGCGCGTAACGCCAAAATTATCGCCTTTGACGAACCGACCAGTTCCCTCTCGGCGCGCGAGATCGACAACCTGTTCCGCGTGATCCGCGAGCTGCGTAAAGAGGGGCGCATCATTCTGTATGTCTCTCATCGCATGGAAGAGATTTTCGCCCTGAGCGATGCGATCACCGTCTTCAAAGACGGGCGCTACGTGCGCACCTTCACCGACATGCAGCAGGTAAATCATGACCAGCTGGTGCAGGCGATGGTCGGCCGCGAGCTGGGGGATATTTATCACTGGCAACAGCGCGAGTACGGCACCGAACGTCTGCGTCTGGAGAGCGTGAAAGCGCCGGGCGTGCGCACACCGATTTCGCTCTCGGTGCGCAGCGGTGAAATCGTCGGCCTGTTCGGGCTGGTAGGCGCCGGGCGCAGCGAACTGATGAAAGGGCTGTTTGGCGGCACGCGGATCACCGCAGGCCAGGTGTACATCGACGGCCAGCCGGTGGATATCCAGAAACCGGCCCACGCCATTCGCGCTGGTATGATGCTCTGCCCGGAAGATCGTAAAGCCGACGGGATTATTCCTGTCCATTCCGTTCGCGACAATATCAACATCTCAGCGCGGCGAAAATTCCTTCGTGCCGGGTGTTTAATTAACGATCGCTGGGAAAACATTAACGCCGATAACCATATTCGCTCCCTGAATATTAAAACTCCCGGCCCTGAGCAGCTGATTATGAATCTCTCCGGTGGCAACCAGCAAAAAGCGATTCTTGGCCGCTGGCTGTCGGAAGAGATGAAAGTCATTTTGCTGGACGAGCCGACGCGCGGCATCGATGTCGGGGCGAAGCACGAAATCTATAACGTCATCTATGAGCTGGCAAAACGCGGCGTGGCGGTACTTTTCGCCTCAAGCGATCTGCCCGAAGTGCTGGGCGTCGCCGACCGCATCATCGTGATGCGCGAAGGGGATATCGCCGGTGAGCTGTTACATGAACAGGCGAATGAACAACAGGCGTTGAGCCTCGCCATGCCTAAAGTCAGCCAGGCTGTCGCCTGA
- the araF gene encoding arabinose ABC transporter substrate-binding protein AraF, with product MHKFTKTLAAIGLAAVMSQSAMAENLKLGFLVKQPEEPWFQTEWKFADKAGKDLGFDVIKIAVPDGEKTLNAIDSLAASGAKGFVICTPDPKLGSAIVAKARGYGMKVIAVDDQFVNAKGKPMDTVPLVMMAATKIGERQGQELYKEMQKRGWDVKESAVMAITADELDTARRRTSGSMEALKAAGFPEKQIYKVPTKSNDIPGAFDAANSMLVQHPEVKHWLVVGMNDNTVLGGVRATEGQGFKAPDVIGIGINGVDAVSELSKAQATGFYGSLLPSPDVHGYKSSEMLYNWVTKDAEPPKFTEVTDVVLITRDNFKEELAKKGLGGK from the coding sequence ATGCACAAATTTACTAAAACGCTGGCGGCCATCGGCCTGGCTGCCGTTATGTCACAATCCGCTATGGCGGAGAATTTAAAGCTCGGTTTCCTGGTCAAACAGCCAGAAGAACCCTGGTTCCAGACCGAATGGAAATTTGCGGATAAAGCCGGGAAAGATCTCGGGTTTGATGTCATCAAAATTGCCGTGCCCGACGGCGAGAAAACCTTAAACGCCATCGACAGCCTGGCGGCGAGCGGGGCGAAAGGCTTTGTGATTTGTACGCCGGATCCGAAACTCGGCTCAGCCATCGTGGCAAAAGCGCGCGGCTACGGCATGAAGGTGATTGCGGTGGACGATCAGTTCGTCAACGCCAAAGGCAAACCGATGGACACCGTGCCGCTGGTGATGATGGCGGCGACTAAAATCGGCGAGCGTCAGGGCCAGGAACTCTATAAAGAGATGCAAAAACGCGGCTGGGACGTGAAAGAGAGCGCCGTGATGGCGATCACCGCGGACGAGCTGGATACCGCCCGTCGTCGCACCTCGGGTTCGATGGAAGCCCTGAAAGCGGCCGGATTCCCGGAAAAACAGATCTATAAAGTCCCAACCAAATCCAACGATATCCCAGGTGCGTTTGACGCCGCAAACTCGATGCTGGTTCAGCATCCGGAAGTGAAACACTGGCTGGTGGTCGGCATGAACGACAACACCGTGCTGGGCGGCGTGCGCGCGACGGAAGGTCAGGGCTTTAAAGCCCCGGATGTCATCGGGATCGGCATTAACGGCGTGGATGCGGTGAGCGAACTCTCCAAAGCGCAGGCCACCGGTTTCTACGGCTCGCTTCTGCCAAGCCCGGACGTGCACGGCTATAAATCCAGTGAAATGCTCTACAACTGGGTCACCAAAGATGCCGAACCGCCGAAATTTACCGAAGTCACCGACGTGGTGCTGATCACCCGCGACAACTTTAAAGAGGAACTGGCGAAAAAAGGGCTGGGCGGTAAGTAA
- a CDS encoding anaerobic C4-dicarboxylate transporter yields MITIEFIVIILCLLVGTRFGGMGLGLISGIGLFILSFVFGLQPGKPPVDVMLTILAVIGCAATLQTAGGLNVMMQFAERLLRKHPQHITLLAPFTTWMLTFLCGTGHVVYTMFPIIADIALKKGIRPERPMAVASIASQMAITASPVSVAVVSLVSIIGAQHGVGQAWGILEILAVSVPASLFGVMIAALWSLRRGKDLADDAEFQEKLTDPKQREFIYGSTETLMNQRFPKQAYWSTWIFFAGIAVVVLLGALPDLRPAFEIKGKMTALSMNLVIQMMMLIAGAVMLIACKVNASAISNGAVFKAGMVAIFSVFGVAWMSDTFFQAHLDELKMALEGVVKSHPWTYAIVLFLVSKLVNSQAAALTAVAPMGLMLGIEPKMLIAFFPASYGYFVLPTYPSDLACIGFDRSGTTKIGKFIINHSFILPGLIGVSCACAASYLLVQTFF; encoded by the coding sequence ATGATCACCATCGAGTTTATTGTCATTATTCTCTGCCTGCTGGTGGGAACGCGGTTTGGCGGGATGGGCCTTGGGCTGATAAGCGGTATCGGCCTTTTCATTTTAAGCTTTGTGTTTGGATTACAGCCCGGCAAACCGCCGGTGGACGTGATGCTGACGATCCTCGCGGTCATCGGCTGCGCCGCGACGCTGCAAACCGCCGGTGGTCTGAATGTGATGATGCAGTTTGCGGAGCGCTTGCTCAGGAAACACCCGCAGCACATCACCCTCCTCGCGCCGTTCACCACCTGGATGCTGACCTTTCTGTGCGGCACCGGCCACGTGGTTTACACCATGTTTCCGATCATCGCGGATATCGCGCTGAAAAAGGGAATTCGCCCGGAGCGCCCGATGGCGGTGGCCTCCATCGCTTCGCAAATGGCGATTACCGCCTCGCCCGTCTCCGTTGCCGTGGTGTCGCTGGTGTCGATCATTGGCGCTCAGCATGGGGTGGGTCAGGCGTGGGGGATCCTGGAGATTTTGGCCGTCTCGGTTCCCGCCTCACTGTTTGGCGTGATGATTGCCGCCCTCTGGAGTCTGCGCCGCGGGAAAGATCTGGCGGATGACGCCGAGTTTCAGGAAAAACTCACCGACCCGAAACAGCGTGAATTTATCTATGGCAGCACCGAAACCCTGATGAACCAGCGCTTCCCGAAACAGGCCTACTGGTCAACGTGGATTTTCTTCGCCGGGATCGCCGTGGTGGTTCTGCTGGGCGCCCTGCCCGATTTGCGCCCTGCGTTTGAAATCAAAGGCAAAATGACGGCGCTGTCGATGAACCTCGTGATCCAGATGATGATGCTGATCGCCGGTGCGGTGATGCTGATTGCCTGTAAGGTCAACGCCTCCGCCATTTCGAACGGCGCGGTGTTTAAAGCCGGGATGGTGGCTATTTTCTCGGTGTTCGGCGTCGCATGGATGAGCGATACCTTTTTCCAGGCGCACCTCGACGAGCTGAAAATGGCGCTGGAAGGCGTGGTGAAGAGCCATCCGTGGACCTACGCTATCGTGCTGTTCCTGGTCTCCAAACTGGTGAACAGCCAGGCCGCGGCCCTCACCGCTGTGGCACCGATGGGATTGATGCTGGGCATCGAACCGAAAATGCTGATCGCGTTCTTCCCGGCCTCTTACGGTTACTTCGTGCTGCCGACGTATCCCAGCGATCTCGCCTGTATCGGCTTTGACCGCTCGGGTACCACCAAAATCGGCAAATTCATTATCAACCACAGCTTCATTCTGCCAGGCCTTATCGGCGTGAGCTGCGCCTGTGCCGCCAGCTATCTGCTGGTGCAGACCTTCTTTTAA
- a CDS encoding DUF2766 family protein, with protein sequence MSQNLSADQELVSDVVACQLVIKQILDVLDVITPTEVREKMSTQLKNIDFTSHPAAADPVTLRAIQKAIALIELKFTPQGESH encoded by the coding sequence ATGTCTCAAAATCTGAGCGCCGATCAGGAACTGGTGTCTGACGTCGTCGCGTGCCAGTTGGTCATCAAACAAATCCTGGATGTGTTAGACGTTATCACCCCGACCGAAGTGCGGGAAAAAATGTCCACCCAACTGAAAAACATCGATTTCACCAGCCATCCTGCTGCAGCGGATCCCGTTACGCTTCGCGCCATTCAAAAAGCCATTGCGCTTATCGAACTCAAGTTCACACCGCAGGGTGAGTCACATTAA
- the araH gene encoding L-arabinose ABC transporter permease AraH, producing MSSVTTSRAPKSAFNLGRIWDQYGMLVVFAVLFIGCAIFVPNFASFINMKGLGLAISMSGMVACGMLFCLASGDFDLSVASVIACAGVTTAVVINMTESLWIGVFAGLMLGVLSGLVNGFVIARLKINALITTLATMQIVRGLAYIISDGKAVGIEDERFFTLGYANWLGLPAPIWLTVGCLIIFGFLLNRTTFGRNTLAIGGNEEAARLAGVPVVRTKIIIFVLSGLVSAAAGIILASRMTSGQPMTSIGYELIVISACVLGGVSLKGGIGKISYVVAGILILGTVENAMNLLNISPFSQYVVRGLILLAAVIFDRYKQKAKRTL from the coding sequence ATGTCTTCTGTTACTACCTCCCGCGCGCCGAAGTCGGCTTTTAACCTGGGGCGCATCTGGGATCAATACGGGATGCTGGTGGTCTTCGCGGTCCTGTTTATCGGCTGCGCGATTTTCGTGCCGAATTTCGCCAGTTTTATCAATATGAAAGGGCTGGGTCTGGCGATTTCCATGTCGGGCATGGTCGCCTGCGGAATGCTGTTCTGTCTGGCGTCCGGGGATTTCGACCTCTCCGTCGCGTCGGTTATCGCCTGTGCCGGGGTGACGACGGCGGTGGTCATCAACATGACCGAAAGCCTGTGGATTGGCGTGTTCGCCGGTCTGATGCTCGGCGTGCTCAGCGGTCTGGTGAACGGCTTTGTTATCGCGCGTCTGAAAATTAACGCCCTGATCACCACGCTGGCGACTATGCAGATTGTGCGCGGTCTGGCCTATATTATCTCTGACGGTAAAGCGGTGGGTATCGAAGACGAGCGCTTCTTTACTCTCGGCTACGCGAACTGGCTGGGTTTGCCGGCGCCAATCTGGCTGACGGTGGGCTGCCTGATTATTTTCGGCTTCCTGCTCAACAGAACCACCTTTGGCCGCAACACGCTGGCGATTGGCGGGAATGAAGAGGCGGCGCGTCTGGCCGGTGTCCCGGTGGTGCGTACCAAGATTATTATCTTCGTGCTCTCCGGGCTGGTGTCGGCGGCGGCGGGGATTATTCTGGCCTCGCGTATGACCAGCGGCCAGCCGATGACGTCCATTGGCTATGAGCTGATTGTGATTTCTGCCTGCGTTTTAGGTGGGGTTTCACTGAAAGGCGGCATCGGAAAAATCTCATATGTGGTGGCCGGTATCCTGATCCTCGGCACCGTGGAGAACGCCATGAACCTGCTGAATATCTCCCCGTTCTCGCAGTACGTGGTACGTGGCCTGATCCTGCTGGCAGCGGTGATCTTCGACCGTTACAAGCAAAAAGCGAAACGTACCCTTTAG